The proteins below are encoded in one region of Homo sapiens chromosome 8, GRCh38.p14 Primary Assembly:
- the LRRCC1 gene encoding leucine-rich repeat and coiled-coil domain-containing protein 1 isoform X8, whose product MYASWTKACRGLEELINLTRLNVSYNHIDDLSGLIPLHGIKHKLRYIDLHSNRIDSIHHLLQCMVGLHFLTNLILEKDGDDNPVCRLPGYRAVILQTLPQLRILDCKNIFGEPVNLTEINSSQLQCLEGLLDNLVSSDSPLNISEDEIIDRMPVITAPIDELVPLEQFASTPSDAVLTSFMSVCQSSEPEKNNHENDLQNEIKLQKLDDQILQLLNETSNSIDNVLEKDPRPKRDTDITSESDYGNRKECNRKVPRRSKIPYDAKTIQTIKHHNKNYNSFVSCNRKMKPPYLKELYVSSSLANCPMLQESEKPKTEIIKVDQSHSEDNTYQSLVEQLDQEREKRWRAEQAENKLMDYIDELHKHANEKEDIHSLALLTTDRLKEIIFRERNSKGQLEVMVHKLQNEIKKLTVELMKAKDQQEDHLKHLRTLEKTLEKMERQKRQQQAAQIRLIQEVELKASAADREIYLLRTSLHREREQAQQLHQLLALKEQEHRKELETREFFTDADFQDALAKEIAKEEKKHEQMIKEYQEKIDVLSQQYMDLENEFRIALTVEARRFQDNQINTLEILIEDDKQKSIQIELLKHEKVQLISELAAKESLIFGLRTERKVWGHELAQQGSSLAQNRGKLEAQIESLSRENECLRKTNESDSDALRIKCKIIDDQTETIRKLKDCLQEKDEHIKRLQEKITEIEKCTQEQLDEKSSQLDEVLEKLERHNERKEKLKQQLKGKEVELEEIRKAYSTLNRKWHDKGELLCHLETQVKEVKEKFENKEKKLKAERDKSIELQKNAMEKLHSMDDAFKRQVDAIVEAHQAEIAQLANEKQKCIDSANLKVHQIEKEMRELLEETCKNKKTMEAKIKQLAFALNEIQQDM is encoded by the exons GATTGATTCCCCTTCATGGAATTAAGCATAAACTTAGATATATTGATCTACATAGTAATCGTATAGATAGTATCCATCACTTACTTCAGTGTATGGTAGGATTGCACTTCCTGACCAATCTTATTTTGGAGAAAGATGGAGACGATAATCCTGTCTGTCGACTGCCAG GGTACAGAGCAGTTATTCTCCAGACTTTGCCACAGCTTAGAATCCTAGATTGCAAGAACATATTTGGTGAACCAGTAAATTTGACAGAAATAAATTCATCACAGCTGCAGTGCCTAGAAGGTCTTTTGGATAATTTAGTTTCTTCTGATTCTCCCCTAAATATAAGTGAAGATGAG ATCATTGATAGAATGCCAGTGATAACAGCACCTATCGATGAGTTAGTTCCCTTGGAACAGTTTGCAAGTACACCAAGTGATGCTGTGTTGACGTCTTTTATGTCTGTGTGTCAATCTTCTGAGCCAGAGAAAAATAATCATGAAAACGATTTGCAGAATGAGATAAAACTTCAGAAATTAGATGACCAAATTCTACAacttctaaatgaa acttCTAATTCAATAGATAACGTTCTTGAGAAAGACCCCAGACCAAAAAGAGACACAGATATAACTTCTGAAAGTGACtatggaaacagaaaagaatgCAATAGAAAAGTTCCTCGAAGATCAAAAATCCCTTATGATGCCAAAACCATTCAAACTATTAAGCaccacaataaaaactacaacTCTTTTGTAAG TTGTAATCGTAAAATGAAACCACCTTACCTTAAAGAATTATATGTAAGCTCATCTTTAGCAAACTGTCCTATGTTACAAGAATCAGAAAAGCcaaagactgaaataattaaagtAGACCAAAGTCACTCAGAAGACAACACTTACCAG tcCCTTGTTGAACAGCTAGaccaagagagagagaagagatggagAGCTGAGCAAGCCGAAAATAAACTCATGGATTATATTGATGAGCTGCATAAACATGCAAATGAAAAAGAGGATATTCATAGTCTGGCTCTACTTACCACAGATag gctaaaggaaattatttttagagagagaAATTCCAAAGGACAACTCGAAGTTATGGTTCACAAacttcaaaatgaaattaaaaaactgACTGTTGAACTAATGAAAGCAAAAGATCAACAAGAGGATCACCTTAAACACTTAAGAACCCTCgaaaaaacattagaaaaaatggAGAGACAAAAAAGGCAGCAGCAGGCAGCACAg ATAAGACTGATCCAAGAGGTGGAACTCAAAGCTTCAGCTGCCGATAGAGAAATATACTTACTTAGAACTTCCCTTCATCGAGAAAGAGAACAAGCGCAACAACTTCATCAACTTCTTGCATTGAAAGAACAGGAACACag GAAGGAACTTGAAACAAGGGAGTTTTTTACTGATGCTGACTTCCAGGATGCCTTAGCTAAAGAAATagccaaagaagagaaaaagcatgAGCAAATGATAAAAGAATACCAAGAGAAAATTGACGTGTTAAGCCAGCAGTATATGGATTTAGAAAATGAATTCCGTATTGCTTTAACTGTTGAAGCCAGAAGATTTCAAGAT AATCAAATCAACACCCTTGAAATTTTAATTGAAGATGACAAGCAGAAGAGTATTCAAATAGAACTTCTCAAGCACGAAAAAGTCCAGCTTATTTCTGAGCTAGCAGCCAAGGAATCACTAATATTTGGTTTaaggacagaaagaaaagtaTGGGGACATGAGCTGGCACAACAAG gATCTTCTCTAGCCCAAAATCGTGGAAAATTGGAGGCTCAAATTGAGAGTTTATCTAGAGAGAATGAATGTCTGCGAAAGACAAATGAAAGTGATAGTGATGCATTAAGAATAAAGTGCAAAATCATAGACGACCAAACTGAAactattagaaaattaaaagat tgtttACAAGAAAAAGATGAACACATCAAAAGATTACAAGAAAagatcacagaaatagaaaaatgcacTCAAGAACAACTTGATGAAAAATCTTCACAACTGGATGAGGTACTTGAGAAGTTGGAAAGgcacaatgaaagaaaagaaaaactaaaacaacagttgaaaggaaaggaagtagaacttgaagaaatcagaaaagctTACAG TACACTGAATCGGAAGTGGCATGATAAAGGAGAACTTCTATGTCATCTTGAAACACAAgtaaaagaagtgaaagaaaaatttgaaaacaaggaaaagaaacttAAAGCGGAAAGAGACAAAAGTATTGAACTACAAAA gaatgcaatggaaaaacTTCATAGTATGGATGATGCCTTTAAAAGACAAGTTGATGCAATTGTTGAAGCTCATCAAGCTGAAATAGCACAGCTGGCCAATGAAAAGCAGAAGTGTATTGATTCTGCAAATTTAAAG
- the LRRCC1 gene encoding leucine-rich repeat and coiled-coil domain-containing protein 1 isoform X6 — MYASWTKACRGLEELINLTRLNVSYNHIDDLSGLIPLHGIKHKLRYIDLHSNRIDSIHHLLQCMVGLHFLTNLILEKDGDDNPVCRLPGTSLNTVTLPSELRGYRAVILQTLPQLRILDCKNIFGEPVNLTEINSSQLQCLEGLLDNLVSSDSPLNISEDEIIDRMPVITAPIDELVPLEQFASTPSDAVLTSFMSVCQSSEPEKNNHENDLQNEIKLQKLDDQILQLLNETSNSIDNVLEKDPRPKRDTDITSESDYGNRKECNRKVPRRSKIPYDAKTIQTIKHHNKNYNSFVSCNRKMKPPYLKELYVSSSLANCPMLQESEKPKTEIIKVDQSHSEDNTYQSLVEQLDQEREKRWRAEQAENKLMDYIDELHKHANEKEDIHSLALLTTDRLKEIIFRERNSKGQLEVMVHKLQNEIKKLTVELMKAKDQQEDHLKHLRTLEKTLEKMERQKRQQQAAQIRLIQEVELKASAADREIYLLRTSLHREREQAQQLHQLLALKEQEHRKELETREFFTDADFQDALAKEIAKEEKKHEQMIKEYQEKIDVLSQQYMDLENEFRIALTVEARRFQDVKDGFENVATELAKSKHALIWAQRKENESSSLIKDLTCMVKEQKTKLAEVSKLKQETAANLQNQINTLEILIEDDKQKSIQIELLKHEKVQLISELAAKESLIFGLRTERKVWGHELAQQGSSLAQNRGKLEAQIESLSRENECLRKTNESDSDALRIKCKIIDDQTETIRKLKDCLQEKDEHIKRLQEKITEIEKCTQEQLDEKSSQLDEVLEKLERHNERKEKLKQQLKGKEVELEEIRKAYSTLNRKWHDKGELLCHLETQVKEVKEKFENKEKKLKAERDKSIELQKNAMEKLHSMDDAFKRQVDAIVEAHQAEIAQLANEKQKCIDSANLKVHQIEKEMRELLEETCKNKKTMEAKIKQLAFALNEIQQDM, encoded by the exons GATTGATTCCCCTTCATGGAATTAAGCATAAACTTAGATATATTGATCTACATAGTAATCGTATAGATAGTATCCATCACTTACTTCAGTGTATGGTAGGATTGCACTTCCTGACCAATCTTATTTTGGAGAAAGATGGAGACGATAATCCTGTCTGTCGACTGCCAG GTACTTCTCTCAATACAGTCACCCTCCCTTCAGAATTGAGAG GGTACAGAGCAGTTATTCTCCAGACTTTGCCACAGCTTAGAATCCTAGATTGCAAGAACATATTTGGTGAACCAGTAAATTTGACAGAAATAAATTCATCACAGCTGCAGTGCCTAGAAGGTCTTTTGGATAATTTAGTTTCTTCTGATTCTCCCCTAAATATAAGTGAAGATGAG ATCATTGATAGAATGCCAGTGATAACAGCACCTATCGATGAGTTAGTTCCCTTGGAACAGTTTGCAAGTACACCAAGTGATGCTGTGTTGACGTCTTTTATGTCTGTGTGTCAATCTTCTGAGCCAGAGAAAAATAATCATGAAAACGATTTGCAGAATGAGATAAAACTTCAGAAATTAGATGACCAAATTCTACAacttctaaatgaa acttCTAATTCAATAGATAACGTTCTTGAGAAAGACCCCAGACCAAAAAGAGACACAGATATAACTTCTGAAAGTGACtatggaaacagaaaagaatgCAATAGAAAAGTTCCTCGAAGATCAAAAATCCCTTATGATGCCAAAACCATTCAAACTATTAAGCaccacaataaaaactacaacTCTTTTGTAAG TTGTAATCGTAAAATGAAACCACCTTACCTTAAAGAATTATATGTAAGCTCATCTTTAGCAAACTGTCCTATGTTACAAGAATCAGAAAAGCcaaagactgaaataattaaagtAGACCAAAGTCACTCAGAAGACAACACTTACCAG tcCCTTGTTGAACAGCTAGaccaagagagagagaagagatggagAGCTGAGCAAGCCGAAAATAAACTCATGGATTATATTGATGAGCTGCATAAACATGCAAATGAAAAAGAGGATATTCATAGTCTGGCTCTACTTACCACAGATag gctaaaggaaattatttttagagagagaAATTCCAAAGGACAACTCGAAGTTATGGTTCACAAacttcaaaatgaaattaaaaaactgACTGTTGAACTAATGAAAGCAAAAGATCAACAAGAGGATCACCTTAAACACTTAAGAACCCTCgaaaaaacattagaaaaaatggAGAGACAAAAAAGGCAGCAGCAGGCAGCACAg ATAAGACTGATCCAAGAGGTGGAACTCAAAGCTTCAGCTGCCGATAGAGAAATATACTTACTTAGAACTTCCCTTCATCGAGAAAGAGAACAAGCGCAACAACTTCATCAACTTCTTGCATTGAAAGAACAGGAACACag GAAGGAACTTGAAACAAGGGAGTTTTTTACTGATGCTGACTTCCAGGATGCCTTAGCTAAAGAAATagccaaagaagagaaaaagcatgAGCAAATGATAAAAGAATACCAAGAGAAAATTGACGTGTTAAGCCAGCAGTATATGGATTTAGAAAATGAATTCCGTATTGCTTTAACTGTTGAAGCCAGAAGATTTCAAGAT GTTAAAGATGGTTTTGAAAATGTTGCAACTGAGTTAGCAAAGAGCAAACATGCTCTTATTTGGGCTCAACGAAAAGAAAATGAGTCTTCCTCTTTAATTAAAGATCTGACCTGTATGGTaaaggaacaaaaaacaaaactggcagAAGTTTCTAAATTGAAACAAGAAACAGCAGCAAATTTACAG AATCAAATCAACACCCTTGAAATTTTAATTGAAGATGACAAGCAGAAGAGTATTCAAATAGAACTTCTCAAGCACGAAAAAGTCCAGCTTATTTCTGAGCTAGCAGCCAAGGAATCACTAATATTTGGTTTaaggacagaaagaaaagtaTGGGGACATGAGCTGGCACAACAAG gATCTTCTCTAGCCCAAAATCGTGGAAAATTGGAGGCTCAAATTGAGAGTTTATCTAGAGAGAATGAATGTCTGCGAAAGACAAATGAAAGTGATAGTGATGCATTAAGAATAAAGTGCAAAATCATAGACGACCAAACTGAAactattagaaaattaaaagat tgtttACAAGAAAAAGATGAACACATCAAAAGATTACAAGAAAagatcacagaaatagaaaaatgcacTCAAGAACAACTTGATGAAAAATCTTCACAACTGGATGAGGTACTTGAGAAGTTGGAAAGgcacaatgaaagaaaagaaaaactaaaacaacagttgaaaggaaaggaagtagaacttgaagaaatcagaaaagctTACAG TACACTGAATCGGAAGTGGCATGATAAAGGAGAACTTCTATGTCATCTTGAAACACAAgtaaaagaagtgaaagaaaaatttgaaaacaaggaaaagaaacttAAAGCGGAAAGAGACAAAAGTATTGAACTACAAAA gaatgcaatggaaaaacTTCATAGTATGGATGATGCCTTTAAAAGACAAGTTGATGCAATTGTTGAAGCTCATCAAGCTGAAATAGCACAGCTGGCCAATGAAAAGCAGAAGTGTATTGATTCTGCAAATTTAAAG
- the LRRCC1 gene encoding leucine-rich repeat and coiled-coil domain-containing protein 1 isoform X7, producing the protein MYASWTKACRGLEELINLTRLNVSYNHIDDLSGLIPLHGIKHKLRYIDLHSNRIDSIHHLLQCMVGLHFLTNLILEKDGDDNPVCRLPGYRAVILQTLPQLRILDCKNIFGEPVNLTEINSSQLQCLEGLLDNLVSSDSPLNISEDEIIDRMPVITAPIDELVPLEQFASTPSDAVLTSFMSVCQSSEPEKNNHENDLQNEIKLQKLDDQILQLLNETSNSIDNVLEKDPRPKRDTDITSESDYGNRKECNRKVPRRSKIPYDAKTIQTIKHHNKNYNSFVSCNRKMKPPYLKELYVSSSLANCPMLQESEKPKTEIIKVDQSHSEDNTYQSLVEQLDQEREKRWRAEQAENKLMDYIDELHKHANEKEDIHSLALLTTDRLKEIIFRERNSKGQLEVMVHKLQNEIKKLTVELMKAKDQQEDHLKHLRTLEKTLEKMERQKRQQQAAQIRLIQEVELKASAADREIYLLRTSLHREREQAQQLHQLLALKEQEHRKELETREFFTDADFQDALAKEIAKEEKKHEQMIKEYQEKIDVLSQQYMDLENEFRIALTVEARRFQDVRIGTQLFIENRINLTCMVKEQKTKLAEVSKLKQETAANLQNQINTLEILIEDDKQKSIQIELLKHEKVQLISELAAKESLIFGLRTERKVWGHELAQQGSSLAQNRGKLEAQIESLSRENECLRKTNESDSDALRIKCKIIDDQTETIRKLKDCLQEKDEHIKRLQEKITEIEKCTQEQLDEKSSQLDEVLEKLERHNERKEKLKQQLKGKEVELEEIRKAYSTLNRKWHDKGELLCHLETQVKEVKEKFENKEKKLKAERDKSIELQKNAMEKLHSMDDAFKRQVDAIVEAHQAEIAQLANEKQKCIDSANLKVHQIEKEMRELLEETCKNKKTMEAKIKQLAFALNEIQQDM; encoded by the exons GATTGATTCCCCTTCATGGAATTAAGCATAAACTTAGATATATTGATCTACATAGTAATCGTATAGATAGTATCCATCACTTACTTCAGTGTATGGTAGGATTGCACTTCCTGACCAATCTTATTTTGGAGAAAGATGGAGACGATAATCCTGTCTGTCGACTGCCAG GGTACAGAGCAGTTATTCTCCAGACTTTGCCACAGCTTAGAATCCTAGATTGCAAGAACATATTTGGTGAACCAGTAAATTTGACAGAAATAAATTCATCACAGCTGCAGTGCCTAGAAGGTCTTTTGGATAATTTAGTTTCTTCTGATTCTCCCCTAAATATAAGTGAAGATGAG ATCATTGATAGAATGCCAGTGATAACAGCACCTATCGATGAGTTAGTTCCCTTGGAACAGTTTGCAAGTACACCAAGTGATGCTGTGTTGACGTCTTTTATGTCTGTGTGTCAATCTTCTGAGCCAGAGAAAAATAATCATGAAAACGATTTGCAGAATGAGATAAAACTTCAGAAATTAGATGACCAAATTCTACAacttctaaatgaa acttCTAATTCAATAGATAACGTTCTTGAGAAAGACCCCAGACCAAAAAGAGACACAGATATAACTTCTGAAAGTGACtatggaaacagaaaagaatgCAATAGAAAAGTTCCTCGAAGATCAAAAATCCCTTATGATGCCAAAACCATTCAAACTATTAAGCaccacaataaaaactacaacTCTTTTGTAAG TTGTAATCGTAAAATGAAACCACCTTACCTTAAAGAATTATATGTAAGCTCATCTTTAGCAAACTGTCCTATGTTACAAGAATCAGAAAAGCcaaagactgaaataattaaagtAGACCAAAGTCACTCAGAAGACAACACTTACCAG tcCCTTGTTGAACAGCTAGaccaagagagagagaagagatggagAGCTGAGCAAGCCGAAAATAAACTCATGGATTATATTGATGAGCTGCATAAACATGCAAATGAAAAAGAGGATATTCATAGTCTGGCTCTACTTACCACAGATag gctaaaggaaattatttttagagagagaAATTCCAAAGGACAACTCGAAGTTATGGTTCACAAacttcaaaatgaaattaaaaaactgACTGTTGAACTAATGAAAGCAAAAGATCAACAAGAGGATCACCTTAAACACTTAAGAACCCTCgaaaaaacattagaaaaaatggAGAGACAAAAAAGGCAGCAGCAGGCAGCACAg ATAAGACTGATCCAAGAGGTGGAACTCAAAGCTTCAGCTGCCGATAGAGAAATATACTTACTTAGAACTTCCCTTCATCGAGAAAGAGAACAAGCGCAACAACTTCATCAACTTCTTGCATTGAAAGAACAGGAACACag GAAGGAACTTGAAACAAGGGAGTTTTTTACTGATGCTGACTTCCAGGATGCCTTAGCTAAAGAAATagccaaagaagagaaaaagcatgAGCAAATGATAAAAGAATACCAAGAGAAAATTGACGTGTTAAGCCAGCAGTATATGGATTTAGAAAATGAATTCCGTATTGCTTTAACTGTTGAAGCCAGAAGATTTCAAGATGTAAGAATTGGCACCCAGCTTTTTATTGAAAACAGAATCA ATCTGACCTGTATGGTaaaggaacaaaaaacaaaactggcagAAGTTTCTAAATTGAAACAAGAAACAGCAGCAAATTTACAG AATCAAATCAACACCCTTGAAATTTTAATTGAAGATGACAAGCAGAAGAGTATTCAAATAGAACTTCTCAAGCACGAAAAAGTCCAGCTTATTTCTGAGCTAGCAGCCAAGGAATCACTAATATTTGGTTTaaggacagaaagaaaagtaTGGGGACATGAGCTGGCACAACAAG gATCTTCTCTAGCCCAAAATCGTGGAAAATTGGAGGCTCAAATTGAGAGTTTATCTAGAGAGAATGAATGTCTGCGAAAGACAAATGAAAGTGATAGTGATGCATTAAGAATAAAGTGCAAAATCATAGACGACCAAACTGAAactattagaaaattaaaagat tgtttACAAGAAAAAGATGAACACATCAAAAGATTACAAGAAAagatcacagaaatagaaaaatgcacTCAAGAACAACTTGATGAAAAATCTTCACAACTGGATGAGGTACTTGAGAAGTTGGAAAGgcacaatgaaagaaaagaaaaactaaaacaacagttgaaaggaaaggaagtagaacttgaagaaatcagaaaagctTACAG TACACTGAATCGGAAGTGGCATGATAAAGGAGAACTTCTATGTCATCTTGAAACACAAgtaaaagaagtgaaagaaaaatttgaaaacaaggaaaagaaacttAAAGCGGAAAGAGACAAAAGTATTGAACTACAAAA gaatgcaatggaaaaacTTCATAGTATGGATGATGCCTTTAAAAGACAAGTTGATGCAATTGTTGAAGCTCATCAAGCTGAAATAGCACAGCTGGCCAATGAAAAGCAGAAGTGTATTGATTCTGCAAATTTAAAG
- the LRRCC1 gene encoding leucine-rich repeat and coiled-coil domain-containing protein 1 isoform 2 (isoform 2 is encoded by transcript variant 2): MYASWTKACRGLEELINLTRLNVSYNHIDDLSGLIPLHGIKHKLRYIDLHSNRIDSIHHLLQCMVGLHFLTNLILEKDGDDNPVCRLPGYRAVILQTLPQLRILDCKNIFGEPVNLTEINSSQLQCLEGLLDNLVSSDSPLNISEDEIIDRMPVITAPIDELVPLEQFASTPSDAVLTSFMSVCQSSEPEKNNHENDLQNEIKLQKLDDQILQLLNETSNSIDNVLEKDPRPKRDTDITSESDYGNRKECNRKVPRRSKIPYDAKTIQTIKHHNKNYNSFVSCNRKMKPPYLKELYVSSSLANCPMLQESEKPKTEIIKVDQSHSEDNTYQSLVEQLDQEREKRWRAEQAENKLMDYIDELHKHANEKEDIHSLALLTTDRLKEIIFRERNSKGQLEVMVHKLQNEIKKLTVELMKAKDQQEDHLKHLRTLEKTLEKMERQKRQQQAAQIRLIQEVELKASAADREIYLLRTSLHREREQAQQLHQLLALKEQEHRKELETREFFTDADFQDALAKEIAKEEKKHEQMIKEYQEKIDVLSQQYMDLENEFRIALTVEARRFQDVKDGFENVATELAKSKHALIWAQRKENESSSLIKDLTCMVKEQKTKLAEVSKLKQETAANLQNQINTLEILIEDDKQKSIQIELLKHEKVQLISELAAKESLIFGLRTERKVWGHELAQQGSSLAQNRGKLEAQIESLSRENECLRKTNESDSDALRIKCKIIDDQTETIRKLKDCLQEKDEHIKRLQEKITEIEKCTQEQLDEKSSQLDEVLEKLERHNERKEKLKQQLKGKEVELEEIRKAYSTLNRKWHDKGELLCHLETQVKEVKEKFENKEKKLKAERDKSIELQKNAMEKLHSMDDAFKRQVDAIVEAHQAEIAQLANEKQKCIDSANLKVHQIEKEMRELLEETCKNKKTMEAKIKQLAFALNEIQQDM; this comes from the exons GATTGATTCCCCTTCATGGAATTAAGCATAAACTTAGATATATTGATCTACATAGTAATCGTATAGATAGTATCCATCACTTACTTCAGTGTATGGTAGGATTGCACTTCCTGACCAATCTTATTTTGGAGAAAGATGGAGACGATAATCCTGTCTGTCGACTGCCAG GGTACAGAGCAGTTATTCTCCAGACTTTGCCACAGCTTAGAATCCTAGATTGCAAGAACATATTTGGTGAACCAGTAAATTTGACAGAAATAAATTCATCACAGCTGCAGTGCCTAGAAGGTCTTTTGGATAATTTAGTTTCTTCTGATTCTCCCCTAAATATAAGTGAAGATGAG ATCATTGATAGAATGCCAGTGATAACAGCACCTATCGATGAGTTAGTTCCCTTGGAACAGTTTGCAAGTACACCAAGTGATGCTGTGTTGACGTCTTTTATGTCTGTGTGTCAATCTTCTGAGCCAGAGAAAAATAATCATGAAAACGATTTGCAGAATGAGATAAAACTTCAGAAATTAGATGACCAAATTCTACAacttctaaatgaa acttCTAATTCAATAGATAACGTTCTTGAGAAAGACCCCAGACCAAAAAGAGACACAGATATAACTTCTGAAAGTGACtatggaaacagaaaagaatgCAATAGAAAAGTTCCTCGAAGATCAAAAATCCCTTATGATGCCAAAACCATTCAAACTATTAAGCaccacaataaaaactacaacTCTTTTGTAAG TTGTAATCGTAAAATGAAACCACCTTACCTTAAAGAATTATATGTAAGCTCATCTTTAGCAAACTGTCCTATGTTACAAGAATCAGAAAAGCcaaagactgaaataattaaagtAGACCAAAGTCACTCAGAAGACAACACTTACCAG tcCCTTGTTGAACAGCTAGaccaagagagagagaagagatggagAGCTGAGCAAGCCGAAAATAAACTCATGGATTATATTGATGAGCTGCATAAACATGCAAATGAAAAAGAGGATATTCATAGTCTGGCTCTACTTACCACAGATag gctaaaggaaattatttttagagagagaAATTCCAAAGGACAACTCGAAGTTATGGTTCACAAacttcaaaatgaaattaaaaaactgACTGTTGAACTAATGAAAGCAAAAGATCAACAAGAGGATCACCTTAAACACTTAAGAACCCTCgaaaaaacattagaaaaaatggAGAGACAAAAAAGGCAGCAGCAGGCAGCACAg ATAAGACTGATCCAAGAGGTGGAACTCAAAGCTTCAGCTGCCGATAGAGAAATATACTTACTTAGAACTTCCCTTCATCGAGAAAGAGAACAAGCGCAACAACTTCATCAACTTCTTGCATTGAAAGAACAGGAACACag GAAGGAACTTGAAACAAGGGAGTTTTTTACTGATGCTGACTTCCAGGATGCCTTAGCTAAAGAAATagccaaagaagagaaaaagcatgAGCAAATGATAAAAGAATACCAAGAGAAAATTGACGTGTTAAGCCAGCAGTATATGGATTTAGAAAATGAATTCCGTATTGCTTTAACTGTTGAAGCCAGAAGATTTCAAGAT GTTAAAGATGGTTTTGAAAATGTTGCAACTGAGTTAGCAAAGAGCAAACATGCTCTTATTTGGGCTCAACGAAAAGAAAATGAGTCTTCCTCTTTAATTAAAGATCTGACCTGTATGGTaaaggaacaaaaaacaaaactggcagAAGTTTCTAAATTGAAACAAGAAACAGCAGCAAATTTACAG AATCAAATCAACACCCTTGAAATTTTAATTGAAGATGACAAGCAGAAGAGTATTCAAATAGAACTTCTCAAGCACGAAAAAGTCCAGCTTATTTCTGAGCTAGCAGCCAAGGAATCACTAATATTTGGTTTaaggacagaaagaaaagtaTGGGGACATGAGCTGGCACAACAAG gATCTTCTCTAGCCCAAAATCGTGGAAAATTGGAGGCTCAAATTGAGAGTTTATCTAGAGAGAATGAATGTCTGCGAAAGACAAATGAAAGTGATAGTGATGCATTAAGAATAAAGTGCAAAATCATAGACGACCAAACTGAAactattagaaaattaaaagat tgtttACAAGAAAAAGATGAACACATCAAAAGATTACAAGAAAagatcacagaaatagaaaaatgcacTCAAGAACAACTTGATGAAAAATCTTCACAACTGGATGAGGTACTTGAGAAGTTGGAAAGgcacaatgaaagaaaagaaaaactaaaacaacagttgaaaggaaaggaagtagaacttgaagaaatcagaaaagctTACAG TACACTGAATCGGAAGTGGCATGATAAAGGAGAACTTCTATGTCATCTTGAAACACAAgtaaaagaagtgaaagaaaaatttgaaaacaaggaaaagaaacttAAAGCGGAAAGAGACAAAAGTATTGAACTACAAAA gaatgcaatggaaaaacTTCATAGTATGGATGATGCCTTTAAAAGACAAGTTGATGCAATTGTTGAAGCTCATCAAGCTGAAATAGCACAGCTGGCCAATGAAAAGCAGAAGTGTATTGATTCTGCAAATTTAAAG